In Candidatus Cloacimonadota bacterium, one DNA window encodes the following:
- a CDS encoding right-handed parallel beta-helix repeat-containing protein has product MQKTKCLVMLIGVILLSFQIFATDHSGTISSNETWYVGGSPHHITGDLTVANGITLTIQAGCTVKFNGDYIFTIYGVLSANGTSGSHITITSNAGTPAAGDWDYIYFNGADAGCLLNYCDIRYGGLAYGNILMYNSGTNVVITNSTIEQSGTAGIYLNNSSSPTISDCIIQNNTTYGIYCNSTSSYPDISDCSILNNGSYAIATYANNVKDITGTMTISGNTYNSVYIYSATVYTGTWLDHNVPYVIGGNITVDNEDSLTIDPDCEIRFNGNYQLQIQGTLIADGTPSEHITFTSNLEPQNPG; this is encoded by the coding sequence ATGCAAAAAACAAAATGTTTAGTTATGTTGATCGGAGTGATCTTATTATCATTCCAAATTTTCGCAACAGACCACAGCGGAACGATTTCATCAAATGAAACCTGGTATGTCGGAGGTAGTCCGCATCATATTACAGGTGATCTAACAGTTGCGAATGGGATTACTTTAACCATTCAGGCAGGTTGCACTGTTAAATTCAATGGTGATTATATATTCACAATTTATGGTGTTCTCTCTGCCAATGGAACATCAGGAAGCCATATCACGATCACATCCAATGCGGGAACTCCAGCTGCCGGAGATTGGGATTACATCTATTTCAATGGTGCCGATGCAGGCTGTCTTCTCAATTATTGTGACATTCGTTATGGTGGTCTGGCTTATGGGAACATCCTGATGTATAACTCCGGAACAAATGTAGTGATCACGAACAGCACCATCGAACAAAGCGGAACTGCGGGAATTTATCTGAACAATTCCAGTTCTCCGACCATTTCCGATTGCATCATTCAAAACAATACTACTTACGGAATTTATTGTAATTCTACAAGTTCTTATCCGGATATCAGTGATTGCTCCATCCTGAACAACGGCAGTTATGCGATCGCAACTTATGCCAATAATGTCAAAGATATAACCGGAACAATGACCATTTCGGGAAACACTTACAATTCAGTATACATTTATTCAGCAACAGTCTATACCGGAACCTGGTTGGATCATAATGTTCCTTATGTTATCGGCGGCAATATCACTGTCGATAATGAAGACAGTTTAACTATCGACCCGGATTGTGAGATCAGGTTCAATGGTAATTATCAGTTACAGATTCAAGGAACACTTATCGCAGACGGAACTCCTTCCGAACATATCACCTTTACTTCCAATTTAGAACCGCAAAATCCAGGT